One Citrobacter amalonaticus genomic window carries:
- the aroK gene encoding shikimate kinase AroK, with the protein MAEKRNIFLVGPMGAGKSTIGRQLAQQLNMEFYDSDQEIEKRTGADVGWVFDVEGEDGFRDREEKVINELTEKQGIVLATGGGSVKSRETRNRLSARGVVVYLETTIEKQLARTQRDKKRPLLQVEAPPREVLEALADERNPLYEEIADVTIRTDDQSAKVVANQIIHMLESN; encoded by the coding sequence ATGGCAGAGAAACGCAATATCTTTCTGGTTGGGCCTATGGGTGCCGGAAAAAGCACTATTGGGCGCCAGTTAGCTCAACAACTCAATATGGAATTTTACGATTCTGATCAAGAGATTGAGAAACGAACCGGAGCTGATGTGGGCTGGGTCTTCGACGTAGAAGGTGAAGACGGCTTCCGCGATCGTGAAGAGAAAGTCATCAACGAATTGACGGAAAAACAGGGTATTGTGCTGGCTACCGGTGGTGGCTCTGTAAAATCGCGTGAAACCCGTAATCGTCTTTCCGCGCGTGGCGTCGTGGTCTATCTCGAAACGACCATCGAAAAACAACTTGCGCGTACGCAGCGCGATAAAAAACGTCCGCTGTTGCAGGTAGAAGCGCCGCCTCGTGAAGTTCTGGAAGCGTTGGCCGACGAACGCAATCCGCTGTATGAAGAGATTGCCGACGTAACCATTCGTACCGATGATCAGAGCGCCAAAGTCGTTGCAAACCAGATTATTCATATGCTGGAAAGCAACTGA
- the hofQ gene encoding DNA uptake porin HofQ: protein MKQWILVVLIAILQPVQAGKTQNVTLVVDDVPVTQVLQALAEQERKNLVVSPDVSGVVSLHLTDVPWKQALQTVVKSAGLVLRQEGAILHVHSESWQSEEAARQEAEVARRQANLPLENRHIALHYADATELAKAGDKLLSAKGSLTVDKRTNRLLVRDNSPTLALVEQWVAQMDLPIEQVELAAHIVTINEKSLRELGVKWTLAEAEKAGAVGQVTTIASDLSVANATTRVGFNIGRINGRLLDLELSALEQQQQLDIIASPRLLASHLQPASIKQGSEIPYQVSSGESGATSVEFKEAVLGMEVTPTVLPKGRIRLKLRISQNMPGQVLQQADGEVLAIDKQEIETQVEVKSGETLALGGIFSNKNKTGKDSIPLLGDIPWFGQLFRHDGKENERRELVVFITPRLVSTE from the coding sequence ATGAAGCAATGGATACTGGTGGTGTTGATCGCCATCCTGCAGCCGGTTCAGGCCGGAAAAACCCAGAACGTGACGCTGGTGGTGGATGATGTTCCCGTCACGCAGGTTCTTCAGGCGCTAGCTGAACAGGAGCGAAAAAACCTTGTGGTATCGCCGGATGTCAGCGGCGTGGTGTCGTTGCATCTGACGGATGTCCCGTGGAAACAGGCGCTCCAGACGGTAGTGAAAAGCGCCGGACTGGTGTTACGTCAGGAAGGGGCGATTTTACATGTGCATTCCGAGAGCTGGCAGAGTGAAGAGGCGGCGCGACAGGAGGCGGAAGTCGCAAGACGCCAGGCGAACTTACCGCTGGAGAATCGGCATATTGCCCTGCATTACGCCGATGCCACTGAACTGGCGAAAGCGGGGGATAAACTGCTGAGTGCCAAAGGCAGCCTCACGGTGGATAAGCGCACCAATCGACTGCTGGTCAGGGATAACTCGCCGACGCTGGCGCTGGTGGAACAGTGGGTGGCGCAAATGGATCTCCCGATAGAACAGGTCGAACTGGCGGCGCATATCGTCACCATTAATGAAAAAAGCCTGCGTGAGCTGGGGGTGAAATGGACGCTGGCAGAGGCCGAGAAAGCCGGTGCCGTGGGGCAAGTGACGACGATAGCCAGCGATCTTTCGGTCGCAAATGCCACCACTCGTGTCGGGTTCAATATTGGTCGTATTAATGGGCGGTTGCTGGATCTGGAGCTGTCCGCGCTGGAGCAACAGCAGCAGCTCGATATTATCGCCAGTCCGCGACTGCTGGCTTCTCATCTGCAGCCCGCCAGCATCAAGCAGGGGAGCGAGATCCCCTATCAGGTTTCCAGCGGCGAAAGCGGCGCGACGTCGGTGGAATTTAAAGAGGCCGTGCTTGGGATGGAAGTTACCCCAACGGTTTTACCGAAGGGGCGAATTCGCCTGAAGCTGCGCATTAGCCAGAACATGCCGGGGCAGGTGCTGCAACAGGCAGACGGCGAGGTACTGGCCATCGATAAGCAGGAAATTGAAACGCAGGTCGAGGTAAAAAGCGGAGAGACGCTGGCGCTGGGCGGCATTTTTTCAAACAAGAATAAAACCGGGAAGGACAGTATTCCGCTGTTAGGCGATATCCCTTGGTTTGGACAACTCTTTCGCCACGATGGGAAAGAAAACGAACGTCGTGAGCTGGTGGTATTTATTACGCCCAGATTGGTCTCGACAGAATGA
- a CDS encoding HofP DNA utilization family protein, with protein MKGRDAVLVALSLSMLTGMRDPFRQPEDHCHGAELAQWRFQGMVSRGERNIGLLQDGQHHWRRVEQHEVLDNGWTIVQLTAQTLTVSTGKECDPPRWQWQRQGEGNEAMDTGGVDRHPAAGSGRKNPERDAGGG; from the coding sequence ATGAAGGGTAGGGACGCGGTGTTGGTGGCTCTTTCATTGTCGATGCTGACCGGCATGCGCGATCCGTTCCGCCAGCCTGAAGATCATTGCCATGGTGCTGAGCTGGCGCAATGGCGGTTCCAGGGGATGGTGAGCCGGGGGGAACGAAATATTGGACTGCTTCAGGACGGGCAGCATCACTGGCGCCGTGTCGAGCAACATGAGGTTCTGGATAACGGCTGGACTATCGTGCAACTCACGGCACAGACGCTGACGGTGAGCACAGGTAAAGAGTGTGACCCGCCCCGGTGGCAGTGGCAACGACAAGGAGAGGGTAATGAAGCAATGGATACTGGTGGTGTTGATCGCCATCCTGCAGCCGGTTCAGGCCGGAAAAACCCAGAACGTGACGCTGGTGGTGGATGA